A region from the Microbacterium lacus genome encodes:
- a CDS encoding helix-turn-helix transcriptional regulator → MVIDRAALAEFLRRRRASLQPEDVGLAAGPRRRTDGLRREEVAGLSHMSTDYYTRLEQQRGPQPSEQMIASIAQGLHLTLDERDHLFRLAGHTPPPRGGISEHISPGMMRIFDRLEDTPAEIVTELGETLRQTHPARALTGDLTRYTGPSRSIGYRWFTDPTTRARYDPRDHDFLGRMFASGLRQFATIRGSGSRAAALAAQLLDESEEFQRVWELHEIGVRPRDTKRYVHPHVGALTLSCQTLLDEEQGHRLLVYTANPGSESQEKLTLLTMIGATDP, encoded by the coding sequence ATGGTCATTGATCGGGCTGCGCTCGCGGAGTTCCTGCGTCGTCGACGAGCATCACTGCAGCCCGAAGATGTGGGGCTTGCAGCGGGCCCGCGCCGCCGGACCGACGGTCTCCGCCGCGAAGAGGTCGCCGGACTCAGCCACATGTCGACCGACTACTACACCCGCCTCGAGCAGCAGCGCGGCCCACAGCCGTCGGAGCAGATGATCGCCTCCATCGCTCAAGGACTGCATCTCACGCTCGACGAACGCGATCACCTGTTCCGCCTCGCAGGACACACCCCACCCCCTCGGGGAGGGATCAGCGAGCACATCAGTCCGGGGATGATGCGCATCTTCGATCGTCTCGAAGACACCCCGGCCGAGATCGTCACCGAGCTCGGCGAGACACTGCGTCAGACGCATCCCGCCCGTGCGTTGACCGGCGACCTCACCCGCTACACCGGACCATCGCGCAGCATCGGCTACCGCTGGTTCACCGACCCCACCACCCGAGCGCGATACGACCCCCGCGATCACGACTTCCTCGGCAGGATGTTCGCTTCGGGTCTGCGACAGTTCGCAACGATTCGCGGCTCCGGCTCGCGAGCCGCAGCGCTCGCCGCTCAGCTTCTCGACGAGAGCGAAGAGTTCCAGCGGGTCTGGGAGCTTCACGAAATCGGGGTCCGCCCTCGCGACACCAAACGCTACGTGCACCCCCACGTCGGCGCGCTCACCCTGTCGTGCCAGACCTTGCTTGACGAGGAACAAGGGCACCGACTGCTCGTCTACACGGCGAACCCCGGGAGCGAGAGTCAAGAGAAACTCACCCTGCTCACGATGATCGGCGCCACCGATCCCTGA